In the Phaeobacter gallaeciensis genome, one interval contains:
- a CDS encoding DUF6324 family protein, translated as MGINSERDIEANMQIGPTDIGMVRIFIEAGDIEIPMDFDPEEAEEIADEIRAAAQAARSLSD; from the coding sequence ATGGGCATCAACAGCGAACGCGATATCGAAGCGAACATGCAGATCGGCCCGACCGATATCGGCATGGTGCGCATTTTCATCGAAGCCGGCGATATTGAGATCCCGATGGATTTCGACCCCGAAGAAGCCGAGGAAATCGCCGACGAAATCCGCGCCGCCGCTCAGGCAGCCCGCAGCCTGTCGGACTGA
- a CDS encoding MmcB family DNA repair protein, producing MVDENDLERFQPGQRLARGVARYLRSLGFVSVEEFVPTRGLRVDLMALGPKGEIWVIECKSSRADFQSDSKWQGYLEWCDRYFWAVDTEFPVEILPDETGLIVADAYYGEIVRMGPEAKLPAARRKKMTHKLAMDAARRLQAVLDPRV from the coding sequence ATGGTGGATGAGAATGATCTGGAGCGGTTTCAGCCTGGTCAGCGGCTGGCGCGCGGGGTGGCGCGGTATTTGCGCTCGCTTGGCTTTGTCTCGGTCGAGGAATTCGTGCCCACACGCGGCCTGCGCGTTGATCTGATGGCGCTGGGCCCAAAGGGCGAGATCTGGGTGATCGAATGCAAATCCAGCCGCGCCGATTTCCAGTCAGACAGCAAATGGCAAGGGTATCTCGAGTGGTGTGACCGCTATTTCTGGGCGGTAGACACCGAGTTCCCGGTCGAAATCCTGCCGGATGAGACCGGGCTGATCGTCGCCGATGCCTATTATGGCGAGATTGTGCGTATGGGGCCGGAAGCGAAGCTGCCCGCAGCGCGGCGCAAGAAGATGACGCACAAGCTGGCGATGGACGCCGCACGGCGGCTGCAGGCGGTTCTCGACCCCAGAGTGTAG